One genomic segment of Rhodohalobacter mucosus includes these proteins:
- a CDS encoding citrate/2-methylcitrate synthase: MAQHNLEQIDKTEYPHINKGLDGIVAFSTTKSFIDGKSGELIYSGYNIDTLAENATFEEVCFLLWNDRLPNQQELENLKNELISQRELPSPVLEYIKTTSKDAEPMAVLRSAVSMLADFEKPDTGSGDEESIHHAVSITAQMPTIIAAFDRVRNGKDIIAPKKEGSTAFNFLYMLNGEEPGEAAEKTMDLCLILHAEHGMNASTFTARTICATESDMFSAITGAIGALKGPLHGGANTAVMNMLLNLKEQGEKADPVAFTKEKLSRREKIMGFGHRVYKTFDPRAFHLRKMSKKLSEETGQQKLYEWSEAMVKTMKEEKDIDPNVDFFSATVYYSIGIKPDLYTCIFAMSRISGWSAHYMEQAANNRLVRPRALYIAEKNLDWTPVEDR, encoded by the coding sequence ATGGCGCAGCACAACCTGGAACAAATTGACAAAACCGAGTATCCCCATATCAACAAAGGCCTTGACGGCATTGTGGCCTTCTCGACAACCAAGAGTTTTATTGACGGTAAAAGCGGAGAACTGATCTACTCCGGCTACAATATTGATACACTTGCAGAAAACGCTACGTTTGAGGAAGTCTGTTTCCTTTTATGGAACGACAGGCTCCCCAATCAACAGGAGCTTGAGAACCTCAAAAATGAACTGATCTCGCAACGCGAGCTGCCATCACCTGTTCTTGAATACATTAAAACCACAAGCAAGGATGCAGAACCCATGGCTGTGCTGCGATCAGCCGTTTCCATGCTGGCAGATTTTGAAAAACCGGATACCGGATCCGGCGATGAAGAATCAATACACCATGCGGTTTCAATTACAGCGCAGATGCCTACAATTATTGCCGCATTTGACCGCGTTCGCAATGGCAAAGACATTATCGCTCCCAAAAAAGAAGGCAGTACGGCATTCAATTTCCTATACATGCTGAATGGCGAAGAGCCGGGCGAAGCGGCGGAAAAAACCATGGACCTATGCTTGATTCTCCATGCGGAACACGGCATGAATGCTTCCACATTTACGGCAAGAACCATCTGTGCAACAGAGTCCGATATGTTTTCGGCGATCACAGGAGCGATCGGTGCCCTGAAAGGCCCTCTCCACGGAGGTGCCAATACGGCTGTCATGAATATGCTTCTGAACCTGAAAGAGCAGGGAGAAAAGGCCGACCCGGTGGCTTTCACCAAAGAAAAACTGAGCCGCAGGGAAAAAATCATGGGTTTCGGGCACCGTGTATACAAAACGTTTGACCCCCGTGCGTTTCACCTTCGAAAAATGTCGAAAAAACTTTCTGAGGAGACCGGTCAGCAAAAGTTGTACGAGTGGTCTGAGGCCATGGTTAAAACCATGAAGGAAGAGAAGGATATAGATCCGAATGTAGACTTCTTCTCTGCAACGGTGTACTACAGCATCGGGATCAAACCGGACCTCTATACCTGTATTTTTGCCATGAGCCGTATTTCGGGCTGGTCGGCGCACTACATGGAACAGGCAGCCAATAACCGGCTTGTTCGTCCGCGGGCACTCTATATCGCTGAGAAAAACCTGGATTGGACCCCGGTCGAAGACCGTTGA
- the mazG gene encoding nucleoside triphosphate pyrophosphohydrolase — protein sequence MKPSSQFEDLVKLIAILRKECPWDKKQTHQSIKDNLIEEAYEAVEAIEEEDFPELKKELGDLLLHVIFQSKMAAETDTFTIDDVIYSISEKLIRRHPHVFDDTHARGEKEVATNWEAIKLKEGKKSVLDGVPRHLPGLIRAQRMQEKASNVGFDWTEWELAWTKLNEEIDEWREAVENQSIAEQKDEFGDLLFSLVNVGRLLGLHAEESIRLANKKFDTRFRYIEETLRTQGRSIVESNLDEMDKLWNEAKELKL from the coding sequence ATGAAACCATCATCACAATTTGAAGACCTGGTAAAGCTGATCGCCATTCTCAGAAAAGAGTGTCCATGGGACAAAAAACAGACCCATCAATCCATTAAAGACAATCTTATTGAAGAAGCGTATGAAGCTGTTGAAGCCATTGAAGAAGAGGATTTTCCGGAATTAAAAAAAGAACTCGGCGACCTGCTTTTGCACGTCATTTTTCAAAGTAAAATGGCTGCTGAAACGGATACGTTCACCATCGATGACGTTATCTACTCCATCTCTGAAAAACTGATTCGGCGTCATCCCCATGTATTTGACGATACCCATGCCCGCGGTGAAAAAGAGGTAGCCACAAACTGGGAAGCCATCAAGCTTAAAGAGGGCAAAAAGTCTGTACTGGACGGCGTTCCGCGCCATCTTCCGGGCCTGATCCGCGCACAGCGCATGCAGGAGAAGGCATCAAATGTGGGATTCGACTGGACCGAATGGGAGCTTGCATGGACAAAACTGAATGAAGAGATCGACGAATGGCGCGAAGCTGTGGAAAATCAGTCTATCGCTGAACAGAAAGATGAGTTCGGAGATTTACTATTCAGCCTGGTCAATGTAGGACGCTTGCTGGGTCTTCATGCGGAAGAGTCTATACGCCTTGCCAATAAAAAATTTGACACCCGTTTCAGGTATATCGAAGAGACGCTCCGCACTCAGGGCAGATCCATTGTGGAATCCAACCTGGATGAAATGGATAAACTCTGGAACGAAGCCAAAGAGCTAAAGCTCTGA
- a CDS encoding asparagine synthetase B, with protein MNTLKRIFLFTLFTVFFAAGLLAQSRVLIPMDATQTNHLKAYGIIFNHLGEGETGQWLLNYRGGSFLTTNTADIVRKARVRNVRIDVISELDAAGIVNEVEQPNVNMAAINLEAAPSIAVYTPPDALPWDDAVVLALDYAEIPYDRLYDEEVLRGDLEQYDWLHLHHEDFTGQHGKFWSIYRNAPWYISSVQKLEQLAESLNYDSVKELKLDVVYEIRDFVGNGGFMFAMCSGTDTFDIALAAAALNIVPPEIGGTALSADINERLDFTSTFAFENFEVFLDPYLYEHSSIDIEVDINRISESLDYFTLFDFSAKWDPVPTMLTQNHVSSIRGFYGQATAFQSNTVKNSVVVLAESPGRNQVKYLHGNHGQGTFTFYGGHDPEDYTHRVGDAPTDLSLHTSSPGYRLILNNVLFPAAEKKKRKT; from the coding sequence ATGAACACACTGAAGCGAATTTTTCTTTTCACTCTGTTCACTGTTTTCTTTGCAGCCGGCTTGCTCGCACAGAGCCGTGTCCTTATTCCCATGGATGCCACTCAGACCAATCACCTCAAGGCGTATGGAATTATCTTTAACCACCTTGGTGAGGGAGAAACCGGACAGTGGCTGCTCAACTACAGGGGCGGCAGTTTCCTGACGACCAACACGGCGGATATTGTTCGCAAAGCCCGCGTCAGGAATGTGCGAATCGATGTGATATCCGAGCTTGATGCTGCAGGTATCGTGAATGAAGTGGAACAGCCGAATGTGAACATGGCAGCCATCAATCTGGAGGCAGCTCCATCCATTGCCGTCTATACCCCGCCCGATGCCCTGCCCTGGGATGATGCGGTGGTGCTTGCACTCGATTATGCCGAGATCCCCTACGATCGCCTCTACGATGAGGAAGTGCTTCGGGGCGATCTGGAGCAGTACGACTGGCTGCACCTTCACCATGAAGATTTTACGGGACAGCACGGCAAGTTCTGGTCCATTTACAGGAATGCTCCCTGGTATATCAGCAGCGTACAGAAGCTGGAACAGCTTGCGGAGAGCCTGAACTACGACTCCGTCAAAGAGCTGAAGCTCGATGTGGTCTACGAGATACGCGATTTTGTTGGCAACGGCGGATTTATGTTTGCGATGTGCTCAGGCACCGATACGTTCGATATTGCCCTTGCGGCAGCGGCACTCAATATTGTACCGCCTGAAATCGGTGGAACCGCCCTGTCTGCCGATATCAATGAGAGGCTGGACTTCACCTCCACATTTGCTTTTGAAAACTTTGAAGTTTTTCTGGATCCCTACCTTTACGAGCACTCCTCCATTGACATCGAAGTGGATATCAACCGAATCAGTGAGAGCCTGGATTACTTTACGCTGTTCGATTTTTCAGCCAAATGGGATCCTGTTCCCACCATGCTTACACAGAATCATGTGAGCAGCATCCGTGGATTTTACGGTCAGGCAACCGCCTTCCAAAGCAACACTGTGAAGAACAGTGTGGTTGTGCTGGCTGAATCGCCGGGGCGCAATCAGGTAAAGTACCTGCATGGCAATCACGGTCAGGGTACATTTACATTCTATGGAGGACACGACCCCGAAGACTATACGCACAGAGTGGGCGATGCACCTACGGATCTGAGCCTGCACACCAGCAGTCCAGGATACAGACTGATTTTAAACAATGTTTTATTCCCCGCAGCAGAGAAAAAGAAACGCAAAACCTGA
- a CDS encoding tetratricopeptide repeat protein, with translation MKTLTPKTALAVVLLLLTATGLQARQDTGSDFQQANRLMQQENYDEALPIMRSLHQSNPDAFIFFDRYIECLVALNRLDEAEETARGQLENDRLRLQPSLRLAEILHMKGEKEESFSIWNRVLEENPKDIQTYYSVASSMKNRREYGSAAETYLAAREEMQNPTLFLNELANSYMQAGRFEEAVKEFFRLVIENPDQIAMVQQRFLRSRDQSLYQIAAMELEDMLLEADITTTSYSQLYQLLTWFLLETSEYERALNFARYYEEQTSYTIYSLMSLGHQLKSAGQYEYAAEAYTYYAENDTGINRFRSMEELAFTYYQWSRDLRQNNTAVAQMVEERTMRAYQTAAALIEDAPNYDRADRVFALLIDISLDQFKDQSLASEWYNRMTGVVEPDDDYAYYAEGRIALFEKDYIKARQALTRADRNTESSDLSERARYYLGLADFFAGDFEFAEIQLRTLERRYTSFYANDAVKLRMWIKNGIRADSTGSLLASLGKSMHAFHSGEYKEGLSVIEPVLAVPGNPLADDLVAELSTLLPAEYDPLTLLLLERQIESRPYSPLLEKMMWDRALIAEQLLDRLIAESIPEPPFLYDFMQTSYRDRLNRISSQLTPQYVANLYEELVIRYPDGLYSSYAREKLQTFESIAL, from the coding sequence ATGAAAACCCTTACACCCAAAACGGCACTTGCAGTTGTTCTGCTGCTCCTTACAGCCACCGGCCTGCAGGCCAGGCAGGATACCGGGTCTGATTTTCAGCAGGCTAACCGCCTGATGCAGCAGGAAAATTATGATGAGGCCTTGCCTATCATGAGAAGCCTGCACCAAAGCAATCCGGATGCATTCATCTTTTTTGACCGCTATATCGAGTGCCTGGTTGCACTGAACAGACTGGATGAAGCGGAGGAAACGGCACGCGGACAGCTCGAAAACGATCGCCTGAGGCTTCAGCCCTCACTGCGGCTGGCTGAAATTTTGCATATGAAAGGCGAAAAAGAGGAGTCTTTCTCTATCTGGAACCGGGTTCTGGAAGAGAATCCGAAAGACATTCAGACCTACTATTCCGTGGCATCGTCCATGAAGAACCGGCGGGAGTACGGCAGCGCCGCCGAAACGTATCTTGCAGCGAGGGAGGAGATGCAAAACCCCACTCTTTTCCTCAACGAACTGGCAAACAGCTATATGCAGGCCGGCCGGTTCGAAGAAGCCGTAAAAGAGTTTTTTCGCCTCGTGATCGAAAATCCTGACCAGATAGCGATGGTGCAGCAGCGTTTTTTGAGGAGCCGTGACCAGAGCCTCTACCAGATCGCGGCAATGGAGCTTGAGGATATGCTTCTCGAGGCAGACATCACAACCACTTCATACTCCCAGCTTTATCAGCTGCTCACATGGTTCCTGCTGGAAACCTCTGAATATGAGAGGGCACTTAACTTTGCCAGGTATTATGAAGAGCAAACATCCTACACCATCTATTCACTCATGTCGCTCGGCCATCAGCTGAAGTCTGCCGGACAGTATGAGTATGCCGCAGAAGCCTACACGTATTATGCTGAAAATGACACCGGCATCAACAGGTTCCGTTCGATGGAGGAACTGGCCTTTACCTACTATCAGTGGAGCCGTGATCTCCGGCAAAATAACACTGCGGTTGCACAGATGGTTGAAGAACGTACCATGCGCGCATACCAGACCGCCGCTGCGCTCATTGAAGATGCACCAAACTATGACCGGGCCGACAGGGTTTTTGCGCTGCTGATCGATATCTCCCTCGATCAATTTAAGGATCAATCGCTGGCAAGTGAATGGTACAACAGAATGACCGGGGTTGTTGAACCCGACGACGACTATGCCTACTATGCCGAGGGCCGAATTGCATTGTTTGAAAAGGATTACATAAAAGCGCGTCAGGCGCTCACCCGGGCCGACCGCAATACAGAATCATCCGATTTATCCGAACGGGCGCGGTATTATCTTGGGCTGGCCGATTTTTTTGCGGGCGATTTCGAGTTTGCGGAAATTCAGCTGCGGACGCTGGAGCGCCGTTATACGTCTTTTTATGCAAATGACGCCGTAAAACTGCGTATGTGGATTAAAAACGGTATCCGTGCCGACTCAACCGGTTCGCTTCTTGCCTCGCTGGGAAAATCGATGCACGCTTTCCACTCAGGCGAATACAAAGAGGGGCTTTCCGTTATTGAGCCTGTTCTTGCAGTTCCCGGCAATCCACTGGCCGACGACCTTGTGGCTGAACTATCAACGCTGCTCCCTGCGGAGTACGATCCGCTTACGCTTTTGCTTCTGGAGCGGCAGATTGAATCACGGCCCTACTCACCGCTTCTGGAAAAAATGATGTGGGATCGCGCGCTCATTGCGGAACAGCTTCTTGACCGCTTGATAGCAGAATCTATTCCGGAGCCGCCCTTTTTATACGATTTTATGCAAACCTCATACCGCGACCGCCTCAACCGGATCTCATCACAACTGACGCCCCAATATGTTGCGAACCTCTATGAGGAGCTGGTCATCAGGTATCCGGATGGCCTCTATTCATCCTACGCCAGGGAAAAACTCCAGACTTTTGAATCCATAGCGTTATGA
- a CDS encoding Maf family protein yields the protein MKIILASASPRRAQLFRQMNLEFETDPSGLDEVIDPALAPSDIVISLAEQKGRDVSARHQNSLVIAADTIVVAGSDILGKPVSEKEAAEMLSGLSGSTHEVFSGVWAGTLGHNGAIEYSFSLFERTKVTFSPLTQEEIAFYVQTGSPMDKAGAYGIQDDLGALFIREISGDYYNVVGFPMNAFYQKLKAEMPAVHKEIFLHLIT from the coding sequence ATGAAAATCATACTTGCATCGGCAAGCCCCAGGCGGGCTCAGCTATTCAGGCAGATGAACCTTGAGTTTGAAACAGACCCCTCCGGTCTGGATGAAGTGATTGACCCGGCCCTCGCTCCCTCCGACATCGTCATCTCTTTGGCGGAACAGAAAGGCAGGGATGTCTCAGCCCGGCATCAAAACTCGCTGGTAATAGCCGCAGACACAATTGTGGTGGCAGGCTCCGATATTCTGGGGAAACCCGTCTCTGAAAAAGAAGCAGCAGAGATGCTGTCCGGGCTTTCCGGCAGCACGCACGAGGTGTTCAGCGGAGTCTGGGCAGGGACGCTTGGACATAACGGTGCAATCGAATACTCCTTTTCTCTGTTTGAGAGAACAAAAGTAACCTTTTCACCGTTAACGCAGGAAGAGATCGCTTTCTATGTACAAACCGGCAGTCCGATGGATAAAGCAGGCGCATACGGGATACAGGATGATCTTGGAGCCCTCTTCATACGTGAAATTTCAGGCGATTATTACAATGTGGTAGGTTTCCCGATGAACGCTTTCTACCAAAAATTAAAGGCGGAGATGCCTGCTGTTCATAAAGAGATATTTTTGCATCTGATAACATGA
- a CDS encoding DUF3098 domain-containing protein — protein MSARKTKNQDAKPMLFSPLNYKLIGLGVMLIAAGFTAMKLENEVYGLISLYISPVVILAGYITVIYAILKKDHKLDEPSENATT, from the coding sequence ATGTCAGCCAGGAAAACCAAAAATCAGGATGCCAAACCGATGCTCTTTTCTCCTCTCAACTATAAATTGATTGGACTCGGCGTTATGCTGATAGCCGCCGGCTTTACGGCAATGAAACTTGAAAATGAAGTATATGGACTGATATCCCTTTATATTTCGCCCGTGGTTATCCTGGCCGGTTACATTACCGTAATTTATGCCATATTGAAAAAAGACCACAAGCTTGACGAGCCATCCGAAAACGCTACCACCTGA
- a CDS encoding DUF92 domain-containing protein, which translates to MDRLTNYFFGLLIIYLFIMEGRANDHLMILTGLGLSMVIAYLAFLLKWITLDAVKPVIILGTVTLGFGGWWLALALIYFFLSSSLLSMLRKRLNPEEELDFTPGTTSAPDYRRDGFQVWANGFWLATFVTVWFLTGIDTFWIASLAVIAAATSDTWATEIGTIRPGKTRRIDTFRLVEPGTDGGISFKGILAALLGSFSTALFILPVFGYIVITATIVFVSGFLGSLIDSMVGAVYQNREENELEESGGHFSRSPQVQRNNLVNWVATGTGGLLTLIILNIISL; encoded by the coding sequence TTGGACCGACTGACCAACTATTTTTTCGGTTTACTGATTATCTACCTGTTCATCATGGAGGGGAGAGCCAACGATCATCTGATGATTCTGACCGGCCTTGGCCTGTCCATGGTTATTGCATACCTGGCTTTTCTGCTGAAGTGGATTACACTTGACGCCGTAAAACCCGTGATCATACTGGGTACGGTTACCCTGGGGTTCGGGGGATGGTGGCTTGCACTTGCACTGATATACTTTTTCCTGAGCAGCAGCCTGCTCTCCATGCTTCGGAAACGGCTGAATCCTGAAGAGGAACTCGACTTTACTCCCGGAACCACGTCTGCGCCTGACTACAGGAGAGACGGATTCCAGGTTTGGGCCAATGGCTTCTGGCTTGCCACATTTGTAACAGTCTGGTTTCTTACCGGTATAGACACGTTCTGGATTGCTTCACTTGCGGTCATTGCCGCCGCAACATCCGATACCTGGGCGACGGAGATAGGCACCATCCGCCCCGGAAAAACCCGCCGTATCGATACCTTCAGGCTTGTTGAGCCCGGAACGGATGGCGGCATCAGTTTCAAAGGCATTTTGGCTGCACTGCTGGGCAGTTTTTCGACGGCACTCTTTATTCTTCCCGTGTTCGGGTATATCGTTATAACGGCGACCATCGTATTTGTATCCGGCTTTCTCGGGTCTCTGATCGATTCAATGGTTGGCGCTGTGTATCAGAACAGGGAAGAGAACGAGCTTGAGGAGTCTGGCGGGCATTTCTCCAGATCTCCGCAAGTACAGCGGAACAATTTAGTAAACTGGGTTGCCACCGGAACCGGAGGTCTTCTCACACTCATAATCCTAAACATCATCTCTTTATGA